A window of the Chthonomonas sp. genome harbors these coding sequences:
- a CDS encoding protein-glutamate O-methyltransferase CheR — protein sequence MQPKAAEWELFYSRVLKRTGLDLNDYKSEQLQRRLVNLFRTCKVANLDELWTYAQAQPNGTSWLFDQIAINVTELFRNPEKWAELEQKVIPQLLAKSPTLKCWSAGCSIGAEAHTLACLFAEKFPGRHSILGTDIDMSALAEAKRGVFSAADAKATPSAYLKKYFTPQDKSYQANPALTKYLQFKHGNLLADRFDTGYDLILCRNVVIYFTDEAKDQLYQKFWSALKPGGILWIGGTERIHNHRYLGFESPHPFFYQKTNNVEQTWRNAS from the coding sequence ATGCAGCCTAAGGCCGCCGAGTGGGAACTGTTTTATAGCCGGGTCCTTAAGCGGACCGGGCTCGATCTAAACGACTACAAGTCGGAGCAGTTGCAGCGCCGATTGGTCAACCTCTTTCGCACGTGCAAGGTAGCGAATCTCGACGAACTGTGGACGTACGCTCAGGCGCAGCCCAATGGAACGTCGTGGCTCTTTGACCAGATCGCCATCAATGTCACGGAGCTATTTCGGAATCCCGAAAAGTGGGCCGAACTTGAGCAGAAAGTGATCCCGCAACTGCTGGCCAAGTCGCCGACGCTCAAGTGTTGGAGCGCGGGTTGTAGCATCGGAGCCGAGGCGCATACCCTCGCGTGTTTGTTCGCCGAAAAGTTTCCCGGACGGCACTCGATTTTGGGCACCGACATCGACATGAGCGCCCTGGCCGAGGCGAAGCGGGGGGTGTTTTCCGCCGCAGATGCCAAGGCAACTCCAAGCGCGTACCTCAAGAAGTACTTTACGCCGCAGGACAAGTCGTACCAAGCAAACCCGGCGCTCACCAAGTACCTCCAGTTTAAGCATGGCAATCTGTTGGCCGATCGCTTTGACACAGGGTACGACCTTATTCTCTGTCGCAATGTGGTGATTTATTTCACCGACGAGGCGAAGGACCAACTGTATCAGAAGTTCTGGAGCGCGCTCAAACCGGGCGGGATTCTTTGGATCGGCGGTACAGAACGAATCCACAATCACCGATACTTGGGATTCGAGAGTCCGCATCCGTTCTTTTATCAGAAAACAAACAACGTGGAACAAACATGGCGAAACGCATCCTAA
- a CDS encoding response regulator, which yields MAKRILITDDALFMRVTLKNILTGAGYEVVGEAANGVESVELFKKLKPDLVTMDITMPELDGIGALKAIKGIDPDARVVMCTAMGQKNMVVEAIQAGAKDFIIKPFQPDRVLESISKHAA from the coding sequence ATGGCGAAACGCATCCTAATCACCGACGACGCTCTCTTTATGAGAGTCACGCTGAAGAACATCCTTACCGGCGCAGGCTACGAAGTAGTGGGCGAGGCCGCCAATGGCGTCGAGTCGGTGGAACTGTTTAAGAAACTCAAGCCCGACCTCGTGACGATGGACATTACGATGCCCGAACTCGATGGCATCGGCGCTCTCAAGGCGATTAAGGGAATCGATCCCGATGCGCGAGTGGTGATGTGCACCGCGATGGGCCAAAAGAACATGGTCGTCGAAGCCATTCAGGCCGGCGCGAAGGACTTTATCATCAAGCCGTTCCAGCCCGATCGCGTCCTCGAATCCATCTCCAAGCACGCCGCCTAG
- a CDS encoding chemotaxis protein CheX, producing MKVEYINPFVQGSLNVIQTLTGITPERGHLTARPQMFTTQQVNIVIGVTGQVEGQVIYGMSVQTADRIAGIMLGQSVVTFDQLAASAIAELGNMISGNSLGILSQAGFVCDITPPTIIRGSSVRISTLDIPALVIPLKLEDVGVFEINVSLQERRRAMAA from the coding sequence GTGAAAGTCGAATACATTAATCCGTTTGTCCAGGGGTCGCTGAACGTGATTCAGACCCTTACCGGAATCACGCCCGAACGTGGTCACCTGACCGCGCGTCCGCAGATGTTTACCACGCAACAAGTGAACATCGTGATCGGCGTTACGGGCCAAGTGGAGGGTCAAGTGATTTATGGCATGTCGGTGCAAACGGCCGACCGCATTGCCGGCATCATGCTCGGGCAATCGGTGGTGACTTTCGACCAGCTCGCGGCGAGCGCCATCGCCGAACTCGGCAACATGATTAGTGGCAATTCGCTGGGCATTCTCAGCCAGGCCGGATTTGTTTGCGATATCACTCCGCCGACGATTATTCGCGGCAGCAGCGTGCGGATTAGCACGCTCGACATCCCCGCACTCGTGATTCCCCTGAAGCTGGAAGATGTCGGCGTGTTCGAGATTAACGTGAGTTTGCAAGAGCGTCGCCGCGCCATGGCGGCGTAG
- a CDS encoding GNAT family N-acetyltransferase, which yields MPDFAAPTPLTAEHEVANFDCGKPPLNDFLKEHALARQNAMLSRTYVVTPVGSLHVAAYYTLAHVSSVREQAPKKIARGMPDTIPALLLARLAIDETFQRQGLGKSLFSDALRRTWAVMSQAAAPVRFFVVDAKDEEARAYYEKLGMTPSPTNPMRLFLHYKDLQAIFEA from the coding sequence ATGCCTGACTTCGCCGCGCCCACTCCCCTCACGGCCGAGCACGAGGTAGCAAACTTTGATTGCGGGAAGCCACCGCTCAACGACTTTTTGAAAGAGCACGCATTGGCGCGGCAAAACGCGATGCTGTCGCGCACCTATGTCGTCACGCCCGTGGGCTCACTGCATGTGGCGGCGTACTACACGCTCGCGCACGTGAGTTCCGTGCGTGAACAAGCACCTAAGAAGATTGCGCGCGGAATGCCGGACACAATTCCGGCCCTGCTTCTGGCTCGCCTCGCGATTGATGAAACCTTTCAGCGGCAGGGGTTAGGAAAGTCGTTATTTTCGGACGCGCTCCGACGGACTTGGGCGGTGATGTCGCAGGCGGCCGCGCCGGTGAGATTCTTTGTCGTCGATGCGAAAGATGAGGAGGCTCGCGCCTACTACGAAAAGCTTGGGATGACGCCTTCACCGACAAATCCGATGCGCCTGTTCCTTCATTACAAGGACTTGCAGGCGATTTTTGAGGCGTAG
- a CDS encoding DUF1778 domain-containing protein: MQPGNQPSPSEDRLSIRANAKQKQVLRRAAEVRHTSMSQFVLEASLNEADRVLQEEQRLVLSADEFELMAKLMDQPARDLPALRELLNEKPVWDA, encoded by the coding sequence ATGCAACCTGGCAATCAACCATCACCATCTGAGGACCGACTTTCGATTCGCGCCAACGCGAAACAGAAGCAGGTGCTTCGCCGCGCGGCGGAAGTTCGCCACACCTCGATGAGCCAATTCGTGCTGGAAGCCTCGCTCAATGAGGCCGACCGAGTGCTGCAAGAGGAGCAACGGCTCGTCCTCTCCGCCGACGAGTTTGAGCTGATGGCAAAGCTCATGGATCAACCGGCGCGGGACCTCCCCGCCCTGCGCGAATTGCTCAACGAAAAACCAGTTTGGGATGCCTGA
- a CDS encoding M48 family metallopeptidase, with translation MRMDLVGLQATDFYAETDQRALDALKRIPLLPTLTKKFFEHGIDRWMYVQNMAMCVRCGPRQYATVYGIMRDCARRLDMQEPELYLTGNPFPNAFAGGVERPYITLRSSILDTLNDEQLVHIIGHELGHIKAGHILYMSMARVLAPLMQLLGRATLGLGDVGTLALVMALAEWSRQAELTADRAGLLACQDLPTSMSANLALAAGPSRFAHEAHLETFVDQARAYQEMSQTDMVGKAIWFMRYGYAASHPMPVYRTQALERWVLAGSYDQILRTYGSATTSTSSATGA, from the coding sequence ATGCGAATGGACCTTGTCGGCTTGCAAGCCACTGATTTTTACGCCGAGACGGATCAGCGGGCGCTCGATGCGCTCAAGCGAATCCCCCTGTTACCCACGCTCACCAAGAAGTTTTTCGAGCACGGGATTGACCGCTGGATGTACGTGCAAAACATGGCGATGTGCGTGCGTTGCGGGCCGCGACAATACGCCACCGTGTACGGAATCATGCGCGATTGCGCGCGGCGGCTCGACATGCAAGAGCCCGAGCTTTATCTCACGGGGAATCCATTTCCCAACGCGTTTGCCGGCGGCGTGGAGCGACCCTACATCACTCTGCGGTCGAGCATTCTCGACACCCTTAACGACGAGCAACTGGTGCACATCATTGGTCACGAGTTGGGCCACATCAAGGCCGGCCACATTCTCTACATGTCCATGGCGCGCGTGCTCGCCCCGCTTATGCAGCTTTTGGGCCGCGCGACCCTAGGACTTGGCGACGTCGGCACGCTGGCCCTCGTCATGGCGCTGGCCGAGTGGTCGCGCCAGGCCGAACTCACTGCCGATCGCGCCGGACTACTGGCGTGCCAAGACTTGCCGACATCCATGAGCGCCAACTTGGCGTTGGCGGCCGGACCCAGTCGGTTTGCGCACGAGGCCCACCTCGAAACGTTTGTGGATCAGGCGCGGGCTTACCAAGAAATGTCGCAGACGGACATGGTTGGGAAGGCGATTTGGTTTATGCGATACGGCTACGCGGCGAGTCACCCGATGCCGGTCTATCGCACACAAGCCCTCGAGCGTTGGGTGCTCGCGGGCTCGTACGATCAGATTTTGCGGACTTACGGTTCGGCGACGACTTCGACTTCGTCGGCCACCGGAGCCTGA
- a CDS encoding FHA domain-containing protein: MEPEDVVTPMAEDAIPLARLIVIRGGIETTESFLFAPPATIGRFDPSVGPIDVDLGGTPEGAYVSRRHAKIDFENGNWSITDLESSNGTYVRRDDFEKVETAEIKDGDEIALGNARFAFRVGAAPDAPVEDQAPVADEVEVVAEP; this comes from the coding sequence ATGGAACCAGAAGATGTGGTGACCCCGATGGCCGAAGACGCCATCCCGCTTGCACGCCTAATCGTGATTCGAGGCGGCATCGAAACGACCGAGTCGTTCCTCTTTGCCCCGCCCGCCACCATTGGCCGCTTCGATCCGAGTGTCGGCCCCATTGACGTGGACCTTGGCGGCACGCCCGAGGGCGCGTACGTCTCCCGACGCCACGCCAAGATTGACTTTGAAAACGGCAATTGGAGCATCACCGACCTGGAGTCGTCGAACGGCACCTATGTCCGTCGCGACGACTTTGAGAAGGTCGAGACCGCCGAGATCAAAGACGGCGATGAGATTGCGCTCGGCAACGCCCGGTTTGCGTTCCGCGTGGGCGCCGCGCCCGACGCACCCGTCGAGGATCAGGCTCCGGTGGCCGACGAAGTCGAAGTCGTCGCCGAACCGTAA
- a CDS encoding thiamine diphosphokinase has product MSRNLILLGGDDHGQTEADQWVRSADHIIAADGGANRLAAERAADLVVGDGDSISEAWRPHLTTDGDQETTDCEKALAAAKFLGHTEVTILGAEGDRLDHVLATLSACAASDLAIRLVLRLGFGYILRPGSRTVFPCEAGATISFLPLTECVASMLGTEWPVEGQKFAPGGFKSISNRALSASVSVVVESGVGLLFVHRSTDTPQWD; this is encoded by the coding sequence ATGTCGCGAAATTTAATTTTGTTGGGTGGAGATGACCATGGACAAACCGAGGCTGACCAATGGGTCAGGTCGGCGGACCACATAATCGCCGCCGATGGCGGCGCAAATCGCCTTGCCGCGGAGCGCGCGGCGGACCTGGTTGTGGGCGACGGCGACTCGATCAGCGAAGCGTGGCGACCGCACCTGACCACCGACGGCGACCAAGAAACGACTGACTGCGAAAAGGCTCTGGCCGCGGCCAAATTCCTGGGCCACACCGAAGTGACCATCCTGGGGGCCGAAGGCGATCGGCTGGACCACGTGCTGGCCACGCTCTCGGCTTGCGCCGCCAGCGACCTCGCGATTCGGCTGGTGCTTCGCCTCGGTTTTGGTTACATCCTGCGCCCGGGATCGCGAACGGTCTTCCCTTGCGAGGCGGGGGCGACAATCTCGTTTTTGCCGCTCACCGAATGCGTGGCCAGCATGCTGGGCACCGAGTGGCCCGTTGAGGGCCAGAAGTTTGCGCCCGGCGGGTTCAAAAGCATCAGCAACCGCGCGCTTTCCGCGAGCGTATCGGTGGTTGTGGAAAGCGGCGTTGGTCTCCTTTTCGTACACCGTTCGACCGATACTCCACAATGGGATTGA
- the dnaA gene encoding chromosomal replication initiator protein DnaA, with protein sequence MANQLVFDKFNELELAKTAWTNALVRFEGEVNPAQMNRFLRRMTVVEFENSNVVFSAPGQFIWEWLRERFSKRVQEVLSEEMGRAVTIQVRVRPQEKAPTSAEQAFAVVTPKNDAAADGFRPNEKYRFDTFIVGNSNRYAVAGAKAVCLEPATKYNPLFIYGAPGLGKTHLMHAIAHELRRTNPAATITYITAQAFTEQFVNALQTNRIDQFRRAQRKSEIWLVDDIQFISSKDRTGEEVFHTFNVLQEIGKQIVICADRPPRELYGMEERLKSRFESGLVVDIQTPDTETKSAILLSKAQQEQVAVTTEVALHLASSVPGSIRALEGALHRVLALASLEKREITLDFVQEVIEKYYQDKAASKPSFRSIVDAVSKYYNIEQSEILGISRKAPIAHARHVAVFLTREISGDSWKHIGAQFGDRDHTSMMHGYQKISELKNKDRDLQQAVDTLLRDLYPQ encoded by the coding sequence ATGGCAAATCAATTGGTGTTTGATAAGTTCAACGAGCTAGAGCTCGCCAAGACCGCATGGACCAATGCCCTCGTGCGCTTTGAGGGTGAGGTCAACCCGGCCCAAATGAACCGGTTCCTCCGCCGCATGACCGTGGTTGAGTTCGAGAACAGCAACGTCGTCTTCAGCGCCCCCGGCCAGTTTATTTGGGAATGGCTCCGCGAGCGTTTTAGCAAGCGCGTGCAAGAAGTGCTCAGCGAAGAGATGGGCCGCGCCGTGACGATTCAGGTGCGAGTTCGCCCGCAAGAAAAAGCGCCGACCTCCGCCGAACAAGCATTCGCGGTGGTGACCCCCAAGAACGATGCCGCTGCCGACGGGTTCCGACCCAACGAAAAGTATCGCTTTGACACGTTTATCGTGGGCAATTCCAACCGTTATGCGGTCGCCGGGGCCAAGGCCGTTTGCCTGGAGCCCGCCACCAAGTACAACCCGCTCTTCATCTATGGCGCGCCGGGCCTCGGCAAAACCCACTTGATGCACGCCATTGCCCATGAACTCCGCCGCACCAATCCGGCCGCGACGATCACCTACATCACCGCGCAGGCGTTCACCGAACAGTTTGTCAACGCGCTGCAAACCAATCGCATTGACCAATTCCGCCGCGCGCAGCGCAAGTCGGAAATCTGGCTCGTGGACGATATCCAGTTTATTTCCAGCAAGGATCGCACCGGCGAAGAGGTGTTCCACACGTTCAACGTGCTGCAAGAAATCGGCAAGCAGATCGTGATCTGCGCCGACCGCCCGCCGCGCGAACTGTACGGCATGGAAGAGCGACTCAAGTCGCGCTTTGAATCGGGCCTCGTCGTTGATATTCAAACGCCGGACACTGAAACCAAGAGCGCGATTTTGCTGAGCAAGGCCCAGCAGGAGCAAGTCGCCGTCACGACCGAAGTCGCGCTGCACCTGGCCAGCTCGGTCCCGGGCAGCATCCGCGCCCTCGAAGGTGCGCTACACCGCGTGCTCGCTCTCGCTAGTTTGGAAAAGCGCGAGATCACCTTGGACTTTGTGCAAGAAGTGATCGAAAAGTACTACCAAGATAAGGCGGCCAGCAAGCCGAGTTTCCGCAGTATCGTGGACGCGGTGAGCAAGTACTACAACATCGAGCAAAGCGAAATTCTCGGCATCAGCCGCAAGGCGCCCATCGCGCATGCTCGTCACGTCGCGGTGTTCCTGACTCGCGAGATTAGCGGCGATTCGTGGAAGCACATCGGCGCGCAGTTCGGCGATCGGGACCACACGTCGATGATGCACGGCTACCAAAAGATCAGCGAATTGAAGAACAAGGACCGCGATTTGCAACAAGCGGTGGACACGTTGCTGCGCGATCTCTACCCGCAATAA
- a CDS encoding tetratricopeptide repeat protein, giving the protein MISIAVLPFNAGPNSRPTLARQLAAYIAEIVRVQTGAEVNSVNYLVRLDESPNPRLANVNASETLNEYEMIGQLFDQAEVGGAVDGLLIENGDNDYTLTIRHFAKGNQEAVSESEYALTPFTILPSLREAITKLAKFAEADLEDKPDSEFFGTENGLAFMKFLEGFDAPTYIDKTQGRVAEAFTPEPSFATLLESAELDKDWEAPFIAILQLARMCVQSQIGSAEMVESALQKLLEIAPDDERAMVVLAELYQAIGNFQGANDVLEKAVKNNETEPALYTRLGLAQAGMGMPVNAERNFRKALELEGNDKPSADFLANVLQETGRGHEVAGLYQTLIDLDGQNAAAWVKMAQAHFGNQNEAAGLETFEKALSTVTENLPIKRFYAPVLAQKGEFDRAMDFYEDALDEAPADAQLNIEYAQTLMGAGRQFEVPKILRDVLNLPVDQNTRANLLAWLLELEQPKRVEAVGNAQQKLEAEDYVGALRDLRPMKNWLADYWKMWALLAAALNRTGEHEEAEETAKRLIELFPGCEMAYTELATALGNQGKDEECYHAMRFGLSNCPGSIPIGLNLGLAARRVGQDEEANAIARGIREALGTSQPEIEPILAEIEGNSIV; this is encoded by the coding sequence GTGATTTCAATTGCTGTCCTCCCGTTCAACGCCGGCCCTAATTCGCGTCCTACACTCGCGCGTCAGCTCGCCGCGTACATCGCGGAGATCGTTCGTGTGCAGACCGGAGCCGAAGTCAATTCGGTCAACTATCTCGTGCGACTTGACGAGAGTCCCAACCCGCGCCTGGCGAATGTCAACGCCAGCGAAACCCTGAACGAGTACGAAATGATCGGACAGCTGTTCGATCAAGCCGAAGTGGGTGGCGCCGTTGACGGCCTGCTTATCGAAAACGGCGACAACGATTACACGCTCACGATTCGGCATTTTGCCAAGGGCAACCAGGAGGCCGTAAGCGAAAGCGAGTACGCCCTCACGCCGTTCACCATCCTGCCGAGCCTGCGCGAAGCCATCACGAAGTTGGCCAAGTTCGCCGAGGCGGACCTGGAAGACAAGCCGGACAGCGAGTTCTTTGGAACCGAGAACGGCCTCGCCTTCATGAAGTTCCTTGAAGGATTCGACGCGCCGACCTACATTGACAAGACTCAAGGTCGCGTGGCGGAAGCCTTTACGCCCGAACCGTCCTTCGCCACGCTCCTGGAATCGGCCGAACTGGACAAGGATTGGGAAGCCCCGTTCATCGCCATTTTGCAACTGGCTCGCATGTGCGTCCAAAGTCAAATCGGCTCGGCGGAAATGGTCGAGTCGGCTCTGCAGAAGCTCCTGGAAATCGCGCCGGACGACGAGCGCGCCATGGTCGTGCTCGCCGAACTCTATCAAGCCATTGGCAATTTCCAAGGTGCCAACGACGTGCTGGAAAAGGCGGTTAAGAACAACGAAACCGAACCCGCGCTGTACACCCGGCTGGGTCTGGCGCAGGCGGGCATGGGCATGCCGGTGAACGCCGAACGCAACTTCCGCAAGGCTCTGGAGCTTGAAGGCAACGATAAGCCGAGCGCCGACTTCCTGGCCAACGTGCTGCAGGAAACCGGTCGCGGTCACGAAGTTGCCGGCCTCTACCAAACGCTGATTGACCTGGACGGCCAAAACGCCGCCGCCTGGGTGAAGATGGCGCAGGCGCACTTTGGGAACCAAAACGAAGCCGCCGGTTTGGAGACCTTTGAAAAGGCCCTTTCGACGGTGACGGAGAACCTGCCGATCAAGCGCTTCTATGCGCCGGTCCTCGCGCAAAAGGGCGAGTTCGACCGCGCGATGGACTTTTACGAAGATGCGCTGGACGAGGCTCCGGCCGACGCTCAACTGAACATTGAGTACGCGCAGACGCTCATGGGAGCCGGTCGCCAATTTGAAGTGCCGAAGATTCTGCGCGACGTGCTGAATCTGCCGGTGGACCAAAACACCCGCGCGAACCTGCTTGCGTGGCTGCTGGAGCTTGAACAACCCAAGCGCGTGGAGGCCGTGGGCAACGCCCAGCAAAAGCTTGAAGCCGAAGATTACGTCGGCGCGCTGCGCGACCTGCGTCCGATGAAGAACTGGCTGGCCGATTACTGGAAGATGTGGGCCCTCCTGGCCGCCGCACTCAACCGCACCGGCGAGCACGAAGAAGCCGAAGAAACCGCCAAGCGCCTCATCGAGCTCTTCCCAGGCTGCGAAATGGCGTACACCGAACTCGCCACTGCGCTGGGTAACCAAGGCAAGGACGAGGAGTGCTACCACGCCATGCGGTTTGGCCTCAGCAACTGCCCGGGCTCGATTCCGATTGGCCTGAACCTTGGTTTGGCCGCTCGCCGAGTCGGCCAAGACGAGGAAGCCAATGCCATCGCTCGCGGCATCCGCGAAGCACTCGGCACCAGCCAACCCGAAATCGAGCCGATTCTGGCCGAAATCGAAGGCAACAGCATCGTCTAA
- a CDS encoding 1-acyl-sn-glycerol-3-phosphate acyltransferase: MKPDRGRLWYRFIRGVAALFFRVIGGPRVLHGDRVPMNGPVLMAPIHMSFLDPPLMAVATRRGLSFMAKEELFRGPLGKLISSLESFPVRRGEGDSEAIKEAVRRLSVGRAVLVFPEGTRGRGDVMGPISSGIAMFARRSEAVVVPCGILGTERAWGKGQKLRRAKLTVCFGQPFTYSEIATGANEKENRELFAQELAARIAAACQEAGLKVAVNPANLPQTKTEVQTEATCSPDGTPIASSADRGV; the protein is encoded by the coding sequence ATGAAACCAGATCGGGGGCGGCTTTGGTACCGGTTTATCCGGGGCGTAGCCGCCCTTTTCTTCCGCGTGATCGGCGGCCCCCGCGTGCTTCACGGCGATCGCGTGCCGATGAACGGGCCGGTGCTGATGGCCCCGATTCATATGAGCTTTTTGGATCCGCCATTGATGGCCGTGGCCACACGGCGCGGCCTCAGTTTTATGGCCAAAGAAGAGCTGTTCCGCGGTCCGCTGGGCAAGCTCATCTCGAGTCTGGAGTCCTTCCCGGTCCGACGCGGCGAAGGCGATTCCGAAGCGATTAAGGAAGCTGTCCGCCGGCTTTCGGTGGGGCGAGCCGTGCTCGTGTTTCCGGAGGGTACGCGGGGTCGCGGCGATGTGATGGGACCGATCAGCTCGGGCATCGCGATGTTCGCCCGCCGCTCCGAAGCAGTTGTGGTTCCGTGCGGCATTCTCGGCACGGAGAGGGCGTGGGGCAAAGGGCAAAAGCTGCGCCGTGCAAAGCTCACGGTGTGCTTTGGTCAACCGTTTACCTATTCCGAGATCGCGACTGGCGCAAACGAAAAAGAGAACCGCGAACTCTTTGCGCAGGAGCTTGCGGCTCGCATCGCCGCGGCGTGCCAGGAAGCGGGATTGAAGGTCGCGGTGAACCCCGCGAACCTACCGCAGACTAAAACCGAAGTTCAAACTGAAGCGACGTGCTCCCCCGACGGAACACCCATTGCGTCTTCAGCCGATCGCGGAGTTTGA
- a CDS encoding acetylxylan esterase, whose protein sequence is MPLIDMPLDDLRAYAGRNPRPDDFDQYWERALAELAAQPDQLEWTPRESPPNAEWLDLWFTGVGGARIHARVLRPKGQTQPGPAVLEFHGYQWMAPDFAEMMRWVAAGFTVFALDVRGQGGLSQDIGGVTGPTDDGHITRGLPGGADNLLFRQIFLDCAQLARIALADPMVDPTRVHCIGGSQGGALALVCAALEPRIARCVSVFPYLCDYKRVYEMDLATRAYEDIRTYLRRYLPTHEDVEGFWRTLGYIDVQFLASRIRAEVLAGCGLMDTVCPPSTQFAAYNKLTCPHEVAIYPDFGHEGLRGFNDRAYRFLTRE, encoded by the coding sequence ATGCCGCTGATTGACATGCCGCTGGACGACTTGCGCGCCTATGCCGGGCGCAACCCTCGCCCCGACGACTTTGACCAATACTGGGAGCGCGCGCTGGCCGAACTCGCCGCCCAACCCGACCAGTTGGAATGGACTCCTCGCGAGTCGCCGCCGAACGCCGAATGGCTCGACCTCTGGTTCACGGGGGTGGGCGGCGCGCGGATTCACGCCCGGGTCTTGCGTCCCAAGGGCCAAACCCAACCCGGCCCGGCGGTGCTCGAGTTTCACGGCTATCAGTGGATGGCACCCGATTTCGCGGAGATGATGCGGTGGGTCGCGGCGGGGTTCACCGTGTTCGCCCTTGATGTCCGCGGCCAGGGCGGCCTCAGCCAAGATATCGGCGGCGTGACCGGGCCCACCGACGACGGCCACATCACGCGAGGCTTGCCCGGCGGGGCCGACAACCTGCTCTTTCGGCAAATTTTTCTGGACTGCGCGCAACTCGCGCGCATCGCCCTCGCCGACCCCATGGTGGACCCGACCCGTGTGCACTGCATCGGCGGATCGCAAGGCGGTGCCCTGGCTTTGGTTTGCGCAGCGCTCGAACCGCGCATCGCGCGCTGCGTAAGCGTCTTCCCGTACCTCTGCGACTACAAGCGCGTGTACGAAATGGACCTCGCCACCCGCGCCTACGAGGACATCCGCACCTACCTGCGGCGGTACCTGCCGACGCACGAGGATGTCGAGGGCTTCTGGCGCACGCTCGGCTACATTGACGTTCAGTTCTTAGCCAGTCGAATCCGGGCGGAAGTTCTCGCGGGGTGCGGTCTCATGGATACGGTCTGTCCGCCGAGCACGCAATTCGCCGCATACAACAAGCTCACTTGCCCGCACGAAGTGGCGATATACCCCGACTTCGGCCACGAGGGGCTACGCGGATTCAATGATCGCGCCTACCGATTCCTCACCCGCGAATAG
- a CDS encoding GNAT family N-acetyltransferase: MAFGLVGQRVRLVPAEREKHAATYHQWLNDYEVSEGLLISPPHLIEHGQKFFDRMAESKTDIAFAIELLDGTHIGATGIHNINQPPGTAITGCFIGRKDLWGQGFAVEANRLRSKYCFEVLGLRVVHSGYIDGNAASARMQVKIGYLECGRLPQKFWRRDRYADEVLTCLTRERWLELEANGYPK, translated from the coding sequence ATGGCGTTTGGCCTTGTTGGGCAACGAGTGCGCTTGGTCCCCGCTGAACGCGAGAAGCATGCCGCGACCTATCACCAGTGGCTCAACGACTACGAGGTGAGCGAAGGGCTGCTGATTTCGCCGCCGCACCTGATTGAGCACGGGCAGAAGTTCTTCGACCGGATGGCCGAAAGCAAGACGGATATCGCGTTTGCGATTGAGCTTTTGGATGGCACGCACATCGGGGCAACCGGGATTCACAACATCAATCAGCCGCCGGGCACGGCGATAACGGGCTGCTTCATCGGTCGCAAGGACCTTTGGGGGCAGGGTTTTGCCGTAGAAGCCAATCGTCTGCGCAGCAAATATTGCTTTGAGGTGCTCGGTCTGCGGGTGGTGCACTCAGGTTATATCGACGGCAACGCGGCCAGCGCGCGCATGCAGGTGAAGATCGGCTATCTGGAGTGCGGTCGCTTGCCGCAGAAGTTTTGGCGTCGCGATCGGTACGCGGATGAGGTTCTGACGTGCCTGACGCGGGAACGCTGGTTGGAGTTAGAAGCGAACGGCTACCCGAAATAG